The following is a genomic window from Prunus persica cultivar Lovell chromosome G7, Prunus_persica_NCBIv2, whole genome shotgun sequence.
ATCAGTTTCTTGTTCTTATTCAGTTTTTCACTCAATTTTCGGATTTGAAATCATGAACCCATATATGGGAATTTCAATTAagtttgtgttattttttattttggaactATGTAACTTTTCCTTGTACGCATCTGAACAAATATCAGTCTCTAGTTGGGAAAAGAATAAACCTTTTGATTTCTAGAAATTGCGAATGAATTGAGTAACAAGCAAAGACTTGTATATTCTTTGTGAAGGTCATTTACAATTGAAATCATGAACCCACCATATTTAGGAATTTCAATTGggtttgtgttattttttatttcagaaCTACTGGAACAAATATGAATCTCAATCTGGGGTTCTTGCAACTAGGGTTCTTCTATTCGAGTTTTTCCTTTGTCAAACATGAATCTTAATATGGGGTTCTTGCAACTATGCTGTTTGTTACTGATTAACATGTgaaaatcctttttttttttttctttttccagacctccatttatttatttcttccattcgagttttttctttgtttattacATATGTTTGTACTAATTTTCTTATGATACATTTAAGTGCAGGAGTGATGGCAACAATGGGTGGAAGCAGaacgtgaggaagaagaacgtAGGGGCAGcgggaggaagaagaacagattttgggtttttagtttttagttttttccttctttgttaagtgaaatttaaaaggtaaaagaaaaaaaaaaatttaagtaaaTTTTTCTTAACCCTTGGATTAAATCTAagggtgggtgaccacaaggGTCCAAGAGAAcgagactatatatatatatatatatatatatatatatatatatatttaaaagtgATTCATAAAGAGCACTTAGAAAGTGGTTACAGGCCCCAAGTACAAAAACCGAATAAAAATAACTGACCCTAGATTATGGAGATCAAACTGTAAATATTATGTCAGCGAGAGTTCGAGAATAGGCTCCAAACCTATAATCAGTAAtagtaataaataaataaataataggaCTCAAGTTGTGCTCATTGGTCCAATAAAATACAGGAGTCACAAAACTGGGATGTTAAACGTAGCATCCAATCAACTCTTCCAGAAGCATTGTAGCATCTCTAGTGCGGTTTAGGAACATAGCCATCAACAGCAAAGTTTCGGGTGGCAGCAGGAATAGCTAAACGAATTCCATCAAGTTCAGGTTTTGCAATCACTTGACAACCCAAGCGAGAACTACAATGTCACAaacataaatttcagtatgaaccaaatgcaagaaaaattcCACATGAAAATTTGTTAACCTACGTTTCCGTAAGCCCAAAGGCCAAGTCCAACATATCATTTTCCTCATCAGTTGGGTCTTCTAATTTGTTGTAATAGTCCATATCCTGTAGGATGATTCTACAGTTAGCTCCATATCCTGCAGGATATTTCTTCAACTCTATTAAAACCAAATTTAAGTTCAAAAAGCATATTTCTTTGTAACGTAAACAACATACCATCACAATCACATGACATGTTGAACAGGCAAGTGAACCTTCACACGCTCCTGACATGAGAGAAGCAACAGAGCATCAGATTCTGCAAATATGATTAAAGAACTATTTGACATAGTAGTGACTATCTCTCTTGTGGTTCCAAACAACTAAGTCTAATCCATTTTAAGGGATAAGTATGCAACAATACAGGTGAGAGGGAAGGGAGGTCACCCAATGTACAGTCCAAAGCAACCAATAAGCATTTGCCAATCTAATTGACAAAGGCCTATGCTATCAGTACAATCAGTATAAAGATGCATGAAAATGATGAAACTTTAAACAAGTGATTCCAGTAAAACAATTGTCCAGAGGACAATAGCAATTGATGGAACAGACTTGGGTTTAAGATCAAAAAGACTATATTAAATAAGCACCAGAACCTTGCCTTCAAGATCTATATCATTTTCATGGGCAGACTTGGGTTTAAGATCAAAAAGACTATATTAAATAAGCACCAGAACCTTGCCTTCAAGATCTATATCATTTTCATGGGCAGCTTCTAGCATAGACATTCCAGTAGGAACCTTAATATGTATTTCCTCTCCATCCTTATCAACAAATGTCACAGATATCCTGCAAATAAATCATCTGTGTGTGAAGAAACAACATAATAATCTTACCGCTGATCTCAACTCAAAGGAGAATTAGGGCCATGAGGTGCTCCTAATTGACATACAGAAAAACATTGCTAAAGCTAAACCAATTTGCAATTAATTTTGCACAAATAAATGCGGAAATATATGTTTAATATGTGCATTTGACTGCTTTCTCTCATTATTATTGTACTCCCCTGAATCTATCTCCTCACATTATTACTGATCACAATTTTTAATGCATTAGCGTTAAACCatttaaaaccaaaagaacTTACTTTTCTTTCTGCTCAATCCCTTCATTTGAAGAATCGCTGGCACTAACAGTAGAAAAAAGATGATGCTTGTGAAATATGGATCCCCGCAACAACTTAGTTTCAGACTGTTGATCAAACTGTTCATAAGataaagaaaccataaatataagaacaaaaacatgaATGCACCTACGCAAGCTCATTCTACTAAAATACATCAATGTAAAACTACTCGACACTTCACATTAATCATCCTTCAACCCACGTATCACAATTCAAATatgatttctcccttcttcagAAAATACCTAAAATAATACGAAGAATTTGAAAATGTCATATATGCCTTCATTTAGAATTTAAAATGGTCTTGGTAATTTTCAAATTGCTTGCCAAAATTATATCATTAAACCGACtttgttttattaaatttatttccaTTGTTCTTAAATGTTGACCTAAGTTTAGCAACAGAATGAAACTCGACTAATTCACTCATAATGATAAAGACCACCCttttacaaataaaacttATCTTGGAATGAGTAGTCCATTTAACTTCAAAATTTGCAAGGCACTCTATAGTGTCCTAGATCTAAAAGAGTATCTCATTCTATACCATATAACAAAGAATCATGCAACTATGTGACATTAAGAGGAAAAGAATGACGAGAGATAGTAGTTAATATCATTTGGGATTCTCAAATGTCAAATGTCAAATGTAAGAGAACAAGTAATGGTTTCTAATATAGCACCACCaagaaatgaaagaagaaaGCATATATGGTTCAGGCTCTCCTTTCCTACCCTATAATTCTCAAAGGGGTAAACTTTGCCGACAACCACCCATTATTCGAAGACAGAAGTggtcactaaaaaaaacaacaagaagatcCAGTATAATTCAATTTGTGGCATTTCATTAAATGGTTTTGTTTaaatgttctttttcttcaacccTTCATGATGTACTGATTGATAGACCTAAAACTTAAGCATCCAGGATGaatacaagaaacaaaaggttACACCAACTAGCAAATTCTATCAGAGGAGGAAACTAACCAGAGGTTGCAAGTATTGGTTGTAACAACTGCGCGTATTATATCCTGCTCTGCTTATGGATGTGGGTTTGCCTGCAGATTGCAAAAGATGGATGCAATTGGAACCAACCATATCAGAATGACAAGTAGAAGAAAAATACTCGAGAAAAAAATGGGATTTCTTTCAACAAGGTGAGCTTCCAACAGACAGACATTAGCTAAATAAACAATTGTAAATTTCAGTGCACACCTCCGGAGAGTTGTTTGAGTATCAAAACTCCGATTCTTGAAACTCTAGAAGCAAACATAATCAATTGTCGAACCTCTCCTCTtactaaaccctaaactccAACAGAAAAACTGCAAACACAAAAACAGCTCTCTTataattcttttcttgtttttctcaaatggcacagaagaagaaaatgaaaagagaagCAGT
Proteins encoded in this region:
- the LOC18770118 gene encoding uncharacterized protein LOC18770118 isoform X2, which codes for MFASRVSRIGVLILKQLSGGKPTSISRAGYNTRSCYNQYLQPLSETKLLRGSIFHKHHLFSTVSASDSSNEGIEQKEKISVTFVDKDGEEIHIKVPTGMSMLEAAHENDIDLEGACEGSLACSTCHVIVMDMDYYNKLEDPTDEENDMLDLAFGLTETSRLGCQVIAKPELDGIRLAIPAATRNFAVDGYVPKPH
- the LOC18770118 gene encoding uncharacterized protein LOC18770118 isoform X1, producing the protein MFASRVSRIGVLILKQLSGGKPTSISRAGYNTRSCYNQYLQPLFDQQSETKLLRGSIFHKHHLFSTVSASDSSNEGIEQKEKISVTFVDKDGEEIHIKVPTGMSMLEAAHENDIDLEGACEGSLACSTCHVIVMDMDYYNKLEDPTDEENDMLDLAFGLTETSRLGCQVIAKPELDGIRLAIPAATRNFAVDGYVPKPH